Proteins encoded together in one Alkalihalobacillus sp. TS-13 window:
- a CDS encoding class I SAM-dependent methyltransferase translates to MSKPSYSVANKANYGIEGIREVKIMWVLGSILLIAAIFLFQLEGLVWTVVSFIFLAITIISYGETTWMTLSSKKGQGRVVNDMLVKLNLNKDDVVLDVGCGKGFLMHSLAKQVSGGKVIGIDNWSDKRNQNAPETTLQNAETEGVKDQIEVQTADARNLPFEDETFDAVATSLTIHTIPDPDERQKALEEIVRIIKPDGRVAIMDFMYVEEYPAILGKAGLKEIEKSQFYFSMFPPVIIVSGIKKED, encoded by the coding sequence ATGTCCAAACCGAGCTATTCCGTCGCAAATAAAGCGAATTATGGGATTGAAGGAATTCGCGAGGTCAAGATCATGTGGGTGCTCGGCAGCATCCTATTGATCGCGGCGATTTTTCTTTTTCAATTAGAAGGACTCGTATGGACTGTAGTATCCTTCATCTTCCTTGCCATCACCATCATCAGCTATGGAGAGACGACTTGGATGACATTGAGCAGCAAAAAAGGACAAGGCCGTGTTGTCAACGATATGCTCGTTAAGTTGAATTTGAACAAAGACGATGTTGTCCTGGATGTGGGTTGTGGCAAAGGTTTCCTGATGCATTCACTCGCAAAGCAAGTATCTGGAGGGAAAGTCATCGGTATCGACAACTGGAGTGATAAGCGGAACCAAAATGCGCCTGAAACCACCTTGCAAAACGCAGAGACAGAAGGAGTCAAAGACCAGATTGAAGTCCAAACCGCTGATGCCCGCAACCTGCCGTTCGAAGACGAAACATTCGATGCTGTCGCTACGAGCCTTACGATCCATACGATACCTGATCCAGATGAGAGGCAAAAAGCCCTGGAAGAAATCGTACGGATCATAAAGCCGGACGGCCGAGTGGCGATCATGGATTTCATGTATGTCGAGGAGTATCCAGCTATTTTGGGAAAAGCCGGTTTGAAAGAAATAGAGAAATCACAATTTTATTTCTCCATGTTCCCGCCAGTCATCATTGTATCTGGAATCAAAAAAGAGGATTAA
- a CDS encoding aldo/keto reductase family oxidoreductase, which yields MKKIKLGNSGLEVGEISLGCMRMSSLSKDDARHVIENAMEHGVDLFDHADIYGGGESESVFADAIDMNPSVRDKMVIQTKCAIRKGFYDYSKEHILNSVEGSLKRLKTDYIDIFLLHRPDALMEPEEVAEAFNELKESGKIRHFGVSNHNSMQIELLTRSLDQELIINQMQFSLMHTPMIDAGINVNMQNEGSLMREGGMLEYSRLNNMTIQAWSPFQYGMIEGPFVGNEDYPEVNAKLQELAEKYGVTDSAIAIAWILRHPSKIQPVVGSMNPQRMADIAKASHVELTQEEWYELYRAAGNNLP from the coding sequence TTGAAGAAAATCAAGTTGGGGAACAGTGGTTTGGAAGTAGGCGAGATTTCATTAGGCTGTATGCGGATGAGTTCACTTTCTAAAGATGATGCGAGGCACGTCATTGAAAATGCGATGGAGCATGGCGTTGATCTATTCGACCATGCTGATATTTACGGTGGCGGAGAATCGGAGTCTGTTTTTGCAGATGCGATCGACATGAATCCTTCTGTCCGTGACAAGATGGTCATTCAGACGAAATGCGCGATTCGTAAAGGATTTTATGATTATTCGAAAGAACATATTCTGAATTCAGTTGAGGGCAGCCTGAAGCGTTTGAAAACAGACTACATCGATATTTTCCTGCTTCACCGGCCGGATGCCTTGATGGAGCCAGAGGAAGTAGCAGAAGCGTTCAATGAGCTGAAGGAAAGCGGGAAGATCCGTCATTTTGGTGTCAGTAACCACAACTCGATGCAGATCGAACTTTTAACGAGGTCTCTGGATCAGGAGTTGATCATCAATCAGATGCAATTCAGTCTCATGCATACGCCTATGATTGATGCTGGAATCAATGTGAATATGCAAAATGAAGGATCGCTTATGCGGGAGGGCGGCATGCTTGAGTACAGCCGCTTGAACAATATGACGATCCAGGCATGGTCTCCTTTCCAATACGGGATGATCGAAGGTCCGTTCGTCGGGAATGAGGACTACCCGGAAGTGAATGCGAAACTGCAGGAGCTCGCTGAGAAATATGGTGTGACCGATTCAGCGATTGCGATTGCCTGGATCTTACGTCACCCTTCTAAAATCCAGCCTGTGGTCGGTAGCATGAACCCGCAGCGGATGGCGGATATCGCAAAAGCTTCCCATGTGGAACTTACACAAGAAGAATGGTACGAGCTTTATCGTGCTGCAGGGAATAACTTGCCATAA
- a CDS encoding transcriptional regulator encodes MNHVSTELHPVFKRYIPIAEGIAKTFGSHCEVVVHDLTDVPASVVAIFNGQVTGRKVGSSITSFGLNLLRKVEKGTDSLLNYVDEDVKGKRVKSSSIYIRDDDGHLIGCLSINLDITHYSIAEKLLAEMTSSKKDEESSELSISQFENQMIEKAVEKIGKPVQMMDKFERMEFIYLLDEMGLFRIKGSIQNVASLLGVSKFTIYNYLDKKT; translated from the coding sequence ATGAATCATGTCAGTACGGAGCTTCATCCTGTCTTCAAGCGATATATACCGATTGCTGAAGGCATCGCGAAAACATTTGGCAGCCATTGTGAAGTTGTTGTCCATGATCTGACGGACGTCCCTGCTTCAGTTGTGGCGATCTTCAACGGACAGGTGACAGGGAGGAAGGTCGGTTCATCGATTACGAGTTTTGGTCTAAATCTACTTCGGAAAGTAGAGAAGGGTACGGATAGTCTCTTAAACTACGTGGATGAAGACGTGAAGGGGAAGCGGGTCAAATCTAGTTCAATCTATATCCGGGATGATGACGGTCATTTGATAGGTTGCTTAAGCATCAACCTCGATATCACCCACTATTCCATCGCAGAAAAGCTGTTGGCTGAAATGACCTCATCTAAGAAAGATGAGGAATCATCGGAACTATCCATCTCACAATTTGAAAACCAAATGATTGAAAAAGCAGTGGAGAAAATCGGGAAGCCGGTTCAGATGATGGACAAGTTCGAACGAATGGAATTCATCTATCTGCTTGATGAAATGGGCTTGTTCCGTATAAAGGGATCGATCCAGAATGTCGCATCACTGCTTGGCGTTTCGAAATTCACAATCTATAACTATCTGGATAAAAAAACATAG